GTGGCCTGCCGACGGAGGTCGACGTGGGGGAAGCGGCGGGCGATCTCCTCGGCGCTGCCGTCGGTCGACGCGTTGTCGACCACGACGACCTGGAGGCGGTCCGCCGGCCACTCGAGGAGCGCCAGGCTCTCCAAGCAACGGAGGACGTGCTCGCCGCCTTGGTAGTTGAGCACGATGATGCGGACGAGCGGAGCGCGCACGTGTCCTTCCATGGCGGGCGTCGGGGGGGGGGGGGGGGGGCAGCAGGCGGCAGTAGGCTGACCGGCCGTGTCGATCGTAGGCGAGCGCGTCTCGCAGGCCTATCCAACCGAGCTGCTCAGCAACCTCACGCTGCGCGAGCTGCGCTCGAAGTACAAGCGCTCCGTGCTCGGCTGGACGTGGTCGATCGCCAACCCCCTGATGACGATCGCCGTCTACACGGTGGTCTTCGCCACGTTCATCGACATCCCGCCGCCGGTCGGAGATCCGAGCGGGATGCACATCTACGGCTTCTTCCTCGTCTGCGGGCTCCTCCCGTGGACCCTCCTCGCCCAGGGCCTCACCGGGGCGGTGTCGTCGCTCACGGCCAACGAGGGGTTGATCAAGAAGGTGTACTTCCCGCGGTCGGTCCTGACGACGGCCACCGTGCTGTCGTGGCTGGCGTCGCACCTCATCGAGGTGGGGGTGCTCCTCGTCGCCCTGCTGCTGTTCGGCAACATGGTGCTGCCGTGGGCGGTGCCGCTGCTGCTCGTCACGCTGCTGCTCAGCGGCTTCATCCTGGGGCTCGGGCTCCTGCTCGCCCCGGCGAACGTGTACTTCCGCGACATCGAGCACTTCACCGGAATCTTCCTGAACCTCTGGTTCTGGCTCACCCCGATCATCTACCCGGCGTCGCTGCTCGAGCACCGGCAGGTGGGTGGCATCGAGCTGACCACGTTGCTGGAGCTCAACCCGATGTTCCACTTCGTCGAGGCGTACCGCTCGCTGCTCTACGACCTGGCGTGGCCCTCGCTCACCACGTGGTTGGCGATGGTCGCCGCCGCCGGCATGGCGGTCGTGGTCGGCGCCCTGGCGTTCCGCCGGCTCGAGCCCCGCCTCGCCGAGGAGCTCTGATGGGCGACATCGCCATCCGCGTCGACGACGTGGCCAAGCGGTTCCGGCTCATGCACGAGCGGAACAGCACGCTCAAGGCCACGATCATGCGGGGCGGCAAGAGGGCGGACTTCGAGGAGTTCTGGGCGGTCGACGGCGTCTCGTTCGACGTGCCCCAGGGCTCGATGTTCGGCATGATCGGCCACAACGGGTCGGGCAAGAGCACGCTGCTCAAGTGCATGGCGAGCATCCTGCGCCCCGACCGCGGGTCGATCACCGTCGAGGGGAAGATGTCCGCCCTCCTCGAGCTGGGCGCCGGGTTCCACCCCGAGCTCACCGGCCGTGAGAACGTCTTCCTCAACGGCTCGATCCTCGGCATGAGCACGCGGGACATGCGCGCGAGGTTCGACGACATCGTCGAGTTCTCCGGACTCGCACGCTTCATCGACCAGCCGGTGAAGAACTACAGCTCGGGCATGTTCGTGCGGCTGGGGTTCTCGGTGGCCATCAACGTCGAGCCCGACGTGCTCCTCGTGGACGAGGTGATGGCGGTCGGCGACGAGCAGTTCCAGCAGCGCTGCGTCGAGAAGTTTGCCTCGCTGCGCGCCCAGGGGCGCACGATCGTCGTCGTCTCACACGGCCTCGAGTCGCTGCGCAACCAGTGCGACACCGTCGCCTGGCTGGCCGAGGGCAAGCTGAAGGGCCTCGGGTCGGCTGGCGAGGTCATCGACGCGTACCTCGCCGAGGTGCGCTCCCGCGACGTCGACGCCATCGCGGCGTCGCACGCCGACGACGCGTTCACCGACGTGGGCATCGAGCTCATCACCCTGGACGGCGCCGGCGAGCGCACCCGGACGCTGGCCACCGGTCAGCCGGCGACGTTCCGCACCCGCTTCGTGCCCCCTGCCGAGCCCGACGAGGTCGACGTGACGCTCGAGGTCGCCCGGCCGGACGGGATGGTGCTCTCCCGCAGCACGAGCCGGGTGGCGAGCGGCGTGTCGGGCAAGGTCGACGTCGTCGACTACGGGGTCGACCGCCTGCCGCTCCTCGCCGGCGTCTACGACCTGTCCGTGACCGTCACGAGGGCCGCCACGAGCGAGGTCCACCTCCGTGCCGACAAGGCGCTGCGGTTCCAGGTGCAACCCACCGACGGTGACCGCACCGGCCTCGTCACCCTGGCCGGTCACTGGCGAGCGGCCACCGACGAGCCGTGACCGGCGTCCCCCGGCCCGTCGAGGCGCTCGACCCCGAGATCGGGCTGCCACGCTCGACCGACCCGCTGGTGTCGATCGTGGTCCTCGCGTGGCGCCAGGCCGACCTGCTCGACGCCTGCCTGCGGTCGCTCGCCCAGCACGACACCGAGGTCCCGTTCGAGGTGGTGCTCGTCCTGAACGGCGCGACGGCCGAGGTCCGCCGGCTCGTCGCCGACCGGGTCCAGGGGGCGGTCGTCGTCGACTCCTCGACCAACCTCGGGTTCGCGGGCGGGAACGTCCTCGGTGCGTCCGTCGCCCGGGGGGAGCACCTCGTCCTGCTCAACGACGACGCCGAGGTGCTACCGGGCTGGCTCGACCAGCTGGTCGCCGCGGTCGATCGCCCCACCGTCGGCGCGGTCGGCTCGCTCGTGCTGTTCCCCGACGGCACGGTCCAGGATGCGGGCGGCGCGATCTGGCCCGACGGCTGGACGTCGATCGCCGATCGGCACCACCCGGTGCACATCGCCGCACGTCGTGGACGCCGCCGCGTCCACTACGCGTCCGGGTGCTCGCTGCTCGTCCGCCGAGAGGCGTGGGACGCCGTCGGGGGGCTCGACACGCGGTACCACCCTGCCTACTTCGAGGACGTCGACCTGTGCCTCGCCCTCGACCAGAAGGGGTGGGAGGTGCTCGTCGAGCCGACGTCGATGATCCTGCACCACGAGTCGGCCTCGTCGACCAGCCGCTTCAAGTCGTTCCTGTTCGAGCGCAACCACCGCCAGCTGCTCGACAAGTGGGGCCGCGTCGTCACCGAGCGGCCCGTCCCACCGCCCGGCGCCGGCGACCGCACGCTCGACGCCCTGGCCATGCTGCGCCGGGACGGCCCACGCATCCTCGTCGTGGACGATCGCGCGCCACGAGCGGCCGCCGGGTCGGGCTTCCCCCGGACGCTCGAGCTGCTCGTCCAGCTGGCGGGGCGCCCACACCTCCAGGTGGCGATCCTGCCCACCGCCTTCGGCGACGTGTCCGCCGAGCTCGACGCCGCCCGGCTCGGCATCCAGGTCCTCGCCGGCGACTTCGCCGAGCAGTGCCGGCAGTTCGATCCGGACCTCGTCGTCGTGTCGCGGCCGCACAACGCGGCGCGGGCGCTGCCCGTCCTCCGCGACGTCTGCCCTCGGGCCGTCGTCGTGGCCGACGTCGAGGCCCTCTTCCACCGGCGGCTCGACCTCCAGGCCGAGGTCGTCGGCGACGCCCGGGAGGCGGCGCGCCTGCGACGTGAGGCCCGCCGCGTCGAGGCCATGGAGAGGGAGATGGTCGTCGCCGCCGACCACGTGATCACGCTCTCGGTCGACGAGCACGCCTGGATCGAGTCGGTGCCCGGGCACGCCACCGCGCACCTCGTGCCGCCGTGGTCCTCGAACCTCACGATGCAGCCGAGCCGGTGGGAGGAGCGGCGCGACACCCTGTTCGTCGCCGGTTGGGCCGCCGGGCCCGGAGCACCCAACTCCGACGGGCTCATCTGGTACCACGACGAGGTCCTCCCCCGCCTCCTCGACCTGGCGCCCGACGTCGGCCTCGACGTCACCGGCGGGCGCCCGGCGCCCGACGTCGCCGGGCTCGCCGGTCCGCACCTCCGGTTCACGGGCCGCGTCGACGACCTGGCCGAGGTGTACCAGCGCGCCCGGGTCGCCGTGGCCCCGGTCCGCTTCGGCGCGGGCGTCAAGCTCAAGGTGATGGAGGCCCTCCAGATGGGCGTCCCCGTCGTCACCACCTCGGTCGGCGCCGAGGGCTTCGAGGCCGAGCTCCGGCAGGCCATCGTCGTCCACGACGACCCGGCCGACACGGCGGCTGCCGTGGCCCGCCTGGCCACCGATCGGGACGCCTGGTTCGAGCAGCGGTTGCGCATCGAGGTCGCCTGCGCCCGTACCATCGCCCGAGGCGCCCCCACCATCGCCGGCACGCTCGAGGACATCCTCCCGGCGATGGCCGCCCCCGACGCCCGAGACGCCGCCTCATGACGCCAGCCAGCACGCACGACCTCATCACCGCCTGCCTGCCGACCGACGGTCGCACGCTGGTGCTCGGGGGGCCGCCCGCGCTCCTCGACGCCGTCCGGGCCCGCAGCGCCACCGCCGAGCTGTGGGAGGGCGGGCCGGCCGAGGGGTCGTTCGACGCCGTGATCGTCGCCCAACCGCTGGTCGAGATCACCGACCCGGCGGCGCGCGTGCAGGAGCTGGCAGGTGCCCTCGGGCCCGAGGGACGGCTGGTCCTCGTCGCCCCGACGACCTCGCACGCCGCGGCGCGCCTCGGTCTGGCCCTCGATCCGCCCTCCCCGGAGGAGCTGTCGCGAGCGGCCGCCGTCGCCTGGCCGGCCACCCGGGACCTGCTCGGCTGCGCCGGGCTCCACGTGTGGTGGGACCTGCCCGTCACCGCGCCCCTGCTGCGTGGCTCGGGCGTCGACGACGCCGACGTCTCCGCCGACGTGCTCGCCGCGATCGGGAGCGAGCCGGACGCGCGGATCGACGCCGTGGTCGTCGTCGCCGGGGTGCGCCCGGCCCCTCCGGAGGATCGTGCGCTGCTGACCGCCCTCGTCGGCGAGCTGGCCGAGCTGCGGGCATCGGCCGCGGAGGACCACCGGCGCCTCACCGAGCTGTCCCGGGGCGCCGAGCACGCGAGCCGGGCGATCGACGAGGCAGCCCAGCTGCGGGCCGAGGTGGCGAAGCTGCGGCTCGAGCTCGACGCCGCGACGGCCGACGCCACGGTGCGCGCCGACTACGTCGCCGAGCTGGAGGACCAGCTCTCGAGGCTCGAGGACCGGCTGGCGCGCGGGTTCGTCCGGCTCGGTGCGCGCGCGGACGCCGCGATGCTCCGCCACGAGCGCCTGGGCCGCGTCCACGCGCTCGGGGGGCGCCTGCTCCGGATGATCCGCGGCCGCTGACCCGTGATCACCCCATGACCTGGACGGTGGAGCGCCGCGCCGTCGTCGGCGTCGTCGCTCTGGCGGTGGCCCTCGCCGTCCACCGGGCGGTCGCGCTCAGCGGCATCGACGTCACGGTCGCCACCGACGAGATCGGCTACATCGCCAACGCCCGCCACCTCGCCGGGGGGTACCCCGACGTCGTCATGACCGGGACCTTCTACTCGGTGGGGGCCTCGCTCCTCCTCGTCCCGATCGCTGCGCTCACGAGCTCCCCCACCACGCTGCACGTCGCCGGGATCATGGTGAACGTCGCGCTCGCCTCGCTGCTGGTCGTCGCGCTCCACCAGCTGCTCCGCCGGCACCTCGGCGCCGGGCCCACCGCGGCCTTCGCCGGAGCGGCCGTCGCGGGCACGATCCCGTGGATCACGACGAACGCCGCCACGCTGTGGAGCGAGACGCTCCTGTCCCTGCTCGTCGTGGTGTGGCTCCTCGCCGTCGGCCGGCTCCGGCCCGGCCACCGGTGGGCGCCGGTGGGGCTCGCGCTGTGCTCGGTGGGCCTCTACGCCGTGCACGCCCGCACCATCGCGATGCTCGGGCTCGCCGTCGCCCTCGTCGCGGCGGCGACGGCTCTCGGCCGGGTCCGACCGTCCGCCGCCGGCCTCGCGGCGCTGGTGGCCGTCGTCGGCGTGGCGACCACGCGGCTGCTCAACCGGGCCATCGCCGAGGCGGTCTACCTCCGGGGGCAGGACGCGGCCGGTGAGGGCACGCTGGGGAAGCTGCGCTGGGAGGACGTCGGCAGCTACCTCGACAGCCTCGCCGGGCAGTCGTGGGGTCTCCTCGTGTCGACGTTCGGTCTCCTCGTCCCGGGGGTCTGGTTCCTGGGTCGGGGGGCGTGGCAGCGGCGCCGCGAGGTCCTGGCACGCGAGACCGGCGACGCCGATGCCGATGCCGACACGTCCGTCGGTCGGTTCGACCCGATCGTCGCCGGCGCGGCACTCGCCGTCCTCGCCTGGTTCGTCGCGGTCTCCACCGCGCAGATCGGCACGGGCATCGCCCGGCTCAGCCGCGGCGTGGTGGACACCAGTCGCGGCGACCTCCTCGTCTACACCCGCTACGTGGAGCCCATCGCGGTCGTGGTGGCCGCCGCCGGGGTCGCGTGGGTGCTCGACCGGCAGGTCCGGGCACGAGAGCGGTTCGCCGTCGCCGGGGCGACCGTCGCTCTGCTCGGCGCGCTCACGCTCTGGATCCGCAGCGCCTTCCCCGTCGAGTGGTTCGACTCGTTCTTCAGCCCGTCGAACGCGTCCGTCGTCTACGCCTGGATCCGCTGGGTCGACTCGTTCTCGCCCGCTCGGATCGCCCTCCCCGTCGCCGTCCTCGCCGGACTCGCCATGGCGCTCCCCGAGCTCGGACGTCGCCTGGCCCTGGTCGCCGCGGTCGTCGTCTCGCTGGCGCTCACCTCCACGGGGGTGGCCGACCACCTGCGCTTCTTCAGCGACTACGGCCGAACGCACCGCGCCGTGCCGATGGCGATCAACGAGGCCGGCGTCGACGAGGTCGGGTTCCTCGCCCCCTGGGACGGATCGCCCTTCTACACGTACCAGTTCTGGCTGACCGACGCGAGCTACGTGCTCGTCGACGAGGCGGACCTGGCCACCGGACCCGAGCTGCTCATCGCCCCGCTGGAGTGGCCCGGCGCGGCGAGGCAGGGCGCGGTCCGCGTCACCGCCGACCCGGAGCTCGGCACGGCGCTGTGGCGGCTCCCGGGGTGATGCCGTCGCGGGTCCCCGCGGTCGGTAACCTCGCCGTTCCACGTGCGCTCACCCGAGCGCCCTCCCTGATGTCCCCCACCATCGACCGGTCCGGAGCTGAACGGGCGTGATGATCCACTTCCTCGGTCCCGTGCCGCCGCTGCGCGGAGGGATCGCCCAGCACAGCGATCGACTGCTCGACGCGCTCGTCGACGCCGGCCACCACGTCACCGTCGATGCGTGGTCCCACCAGTACCCGCGACGCCTCTACCCGGGGGACGAGGTCGATCCGTCCGCCGTCCCCCGCCCCTCGGCGCGCTTCACCCTCCGTTGGTGGGACCCCAGCTCGTGGGTGCGAGCCGGGCGCGCTGCCCGCACAGCCGACCTCGTCCTCATCCCGTGGGTCACACCGGTCCAGGCCGTCGCCTACCTCACCGCCCTGCGTGCGGCATCCGGCACGCCTGCGGTCGGGATCATCCACAACCCGCTGCCGCACGAGCGGCGACCCTTCGATCGCGTGCTCACGCGGTCCATGCTGCGACGGCTCACGGGCGCCGTCACCCACGCCCGCACGGTCTCCGAGGAGGTGGGCAAGCTGGCGCCCGGGCTGGCCCTGCGCGAGGTCCCGCACCCGCCGAACCTCGACGTCGAGGAGGCTCCGCTCCCCGACGGCCCTCCGTGGCGACTGCTCTTCCTCGGGTTCATCCGCCCGTACAAGGGGCTCGACACCGCGCTCGACGCCATGGTCGAGCTGCGCCGCCGGCGCGACGACGTCACGCTCACGATCGCCGGCCAGGTGTGGGGCTCGCCCGACCCGTGGTACCGGGCGATCCACGAGCGCGGCCTCGACGACGTCGTCGACTTCCGCCCCGGATACGTCCCGAACTCGCGCCTGGGGCTCCTGCTCGCCGAGCACCACCTCGTCGTCGCGCCCTACCGCAGCGCGACGCAGTCGGGGATCGTGCCCCTCGCCCAGGCCGCCGGCCGGGGCGTCATCGCCACCGACGTGGGGGGCCTGTCGGAGGCCCTCACCGACGGCGTCGACGGCTACCTGACCCCGCCCGGCGACGTGCCGGCCTTCGCAGCGGCCATCGAACGGGCGCTGCCGCGTGTGCAGGAGCTGGCCGACGCAGCCCGCTCGGCGTCCTCCTCGTGGCGCGACGTGGCCGAGGCGGTCCTCGCCGTCGGGTCGCCGACCTCGGACCGCTAACGCCCGCCGGCCGCCTCGATCGCCTGCTCGAGGGGCGCGACGACCGCAGCCGGGGAGAACTCCCGCCGCGCCAGCGCGCCGGCCCGCCGCCGCATGTCGGTGAGGACATCGCGGTCCTCGGCCAGGTGGAGCAGCGCCGCCGCCAGTGCGGCGTCGTCGCCGGCCGCCACCAGGACGGCGTCGTCGCCGAGCAGCTCACGATGCGACGGCGTGTCCGAGCTCACCACCGCGCACCCCGCCGCGGCTCCCTGGAACAGCTTGTTGGGCACGACGCGCCACGCCTTGTCGCTGGTGCCGAAGATGCCGAGGCACACGTGGTGCTCGGCGACCATCCGGGCCAGCTCGGGACCGGGGAGCCAGTCGAGCCAGGTGACGTGGGGGTTCGGGCTCGCGAGCGCTCGGGTGCGCTGGTAGTCCTGCCCCGTCCCGATGATCGTCCAGGCGATGCGCGGGTCGTCGGCGAGTCGAGCGATGGCACGGCCGATGACAGGGGTCCCCTGGAGCGGCGTGAACAACCCGAAGAACACCACGCGGAGCGGCCCGTCCACCGGATCGGGCGCCGGGTCCCGGAACCACAGCTCGGGGGCGCCGACGGCGACCACGATGCTGCGACCGCGCGCCTCGTCCGGAAGCCGTGCCCGCTGCGCCTCGGTGTCGACGACGATGACGTCGGCGGTGCGCAGGGCCGCGCGGTCGATCGTGTCCAGCAGCCAGCTCACGGGTGAGCGGGGGCCGATCCGCCGGTCGCGCGCCGTGTCCCCCAGCGCGACGAGGAAGTCGAGGACGATCGGCGCGTCGAAGAGCCGGCGTGCGAGGTGCACGTCGAAGTGGCCGAGGTAGCCGACCACGACGACGTCCGGGGCCGGCAACGTGCGCGCCATGCGCCACAGCGCCCACCACGAGCGCAGGATGCGGAGCAGCATGCGCGGCGCTTCCCATGGGCGCTGGGCGATCCGGACGCGGAGTGCGGTGTCCACGTTGAGCGGCACGTTGCAGACGTCGATCGTCGCGCCGCGAGCGGCCAGCCCCTCGCGGAGGACCTGGACGCGCGGATGGGTCGACTCGTCGAACGTTCCGAAGAACAGGACTCGCACGCTGGGACAGTGCTCCCGCTGACGCGGACAGGACAGAGGGGAGCGATCCTACGGGCCGAGCGCGCCGCGCACGACCTCAGCCGCCGGCGGACCCAGCCCGCGTGCGGATCCGACGCTCCGAGGTGGCCAGTCCCACGCCGCCGACGACGATGGCGACGGCGAGGAGCACCGCGCGGTCGACGGTGGCGCCGAGGATGCCATCGGAGAAGGTGCGGCCGAGGGCGACCGCCGCGCCGCTCATCGAGAGCTCGCGCACGCCGAGAGCCGCCGGGGTCAGCCCGACGAACGTCGCCAGGCCGATGACCGGCGCGAGGACGAGGAAGAGCACGTAGGGCTCGTCGTACCCGAGCCAGCCGAAGGTGAGCTGCAACCGCCACGCGGCGAGCAGGTACTTGACGAGCTCCAGACCGAGCACCCAGGCGGCCACGTCGGGACGGTCCTGCAGGTCGGACCAGCCCGAGCGGAAGGCCATCCACGCCCGCGCCAGCCGGCCGCTCCGCTGCGTCTCCGGCAGGGGCACGATGCTGCCGACCAGCGCTCCGAGGAGCATGGCCGCGAAGCACGCGAGGAGCACGGGCGACCACACCCCATCGGTGGCGCCCACGAGGATCGTGCCCACGAGGCCGAGGGCGCCCGTGGCCATGACCGTCAGCACGAGGTTGGCCCCGTACCCCGACGTGGCGCGGCTGTAGGGGAGGTCGTGGACGGCCCTGAGGTACCGAAACCGGTACAGCGTCCCCACCTGGCCTGGCAGGTGGTTGAGCAGCTGCCCGGCGGTGAACAGCAGGTAGTTCTCGGTGATCCCGAGCGGCGCGCCGACCGCGCGGTAGAGCTTCTGGAACTCCAGCGCGTTCAGCCAGTGACCGACGACCACGAGCGACGCCACGAGCGCGAGGTCCGCGAGGGGCACCTCTGCCAGCGGTTCGAGGTCACCTCGCCGGCTCCACATCACCCACACGAGCGCGGCCACCGCCACGACCGTGAGCGCCACGTTGAGGACCCGGCGCACCCCTGGGGGACGGCTCAACGACGGACGAGGCGGGCGAAGGCCGCGTAGGAGGTGAGGAGCCCGATCGCCTGGAAGGCGTGGTTCGACAGCGTGAGGCGCTGCCGGTAGACGTCCTCCGCTCGCTTCCGCCGAAGGATCACATCGACCGCAGCGAGGTCGACCTCGAACGGCAACTCCATCAGCAGGTCGGTCACCTGGCCGCGGAGGGGTCCGCTGAACCACTCGTCGATCGGCGCCATCGTCGGGGCCTGCTTCCGCTGCTCGACGACCGACGGCGGGAGGAGGCCGGAGTCGACAGCTGCCTGCTGGAGGACAGGCTTGCCCTCGGCCGCGGCCAAGCGCCCGGCCGGTCGCACGAGCTCCGGCGGCATCTGAGCGATCGACTCCCGGAACGAGGTCGTCGTGTAGGGCGAGTGGATGTCGAGCCCGGAGACAAGGGTCGCCCCCTCCACCTTCGCGAGGCTGTGACCGGCGATGGCGTTGCCGTCGAAGGCCAACCGGACGGGATCGGTCGCACCCGTCGCCGTTGCGAGCCGACGCCGGATCTCGGCGATGGTCTCGTCCTGCACCGGCCTCGGAGTGGGCGAGAGACGACGCAGGGCGACGTCGTCCAGGTACTGAGTCGGAAGGTGATGCGATGCAGCACCGCCGAGCAGCGCTGCCCTCAGGGAGCTGCGACCGACGCGGGCCACGTGTCCGAGCCGATCGTCGACCGACCGCAGGCTGAGCGCGCGCAGCGATGCTCGGAGAACCGGTGACGGGACCCTGCCCAGGCCCTGGCTCGCGGCCGATCGGGTGTTGACCGTCGGGTAGGCCAAGAACACGGCGTCGCAGCCGTCACCGGAGAACAGCCGCTCGACCCCGGCGGCACGGGCGGCGGAGGCAGCCACGATCGTCTGGATCTGGTAGTGCGGCTGGGCCCCCGGCTGGTTCACGAGCTCGGGGAACCGCGCCAGCGCGTCGCCGATGACCTCGGCGGTGATCGGGACGGGGTGGTGGTCGGCCGCAGCTGCGCCCACGGCCTCCTCGACGTGGCGCTGGTTGAAGCGGTCGTCGTCGAAGTGGAACGTGAAGGTCGACACCCGCTTGCCCAGCCGGTGGAGGCCGGCGGCGACGAGCGCGGAGTCGAAACCGCCGAGGAGGACGCCGACGTGGTCGACCCCTCGCGACTGCTCGTCGAGCACCTCGAGCAGCAGGTCCGCCACGCCGTGCGGCCCGTCGGGGGGCGGGACCGGCTCGGCCGCGCCGGGGCGCGGCGCGTCCCCCGACGGGCCGGCGAGCGGCGGCCCGGCCAGGGCGATGCACCCGGGACGCGCCAGCGACCGCACACCGGCGAACATCGTCCGGTCGTCGGGGAGGAAGCCGAACCCGAGCTGGAAGTCCTCGTAGCTCCGGTCGAGGGCGGCACGCTCTCCCAGCCCCTCGACCAGCGCGCCGACCGACGTGGTGACGAGCCACCCCGAGGGGTCCTCGTGGCCGAAGAGGCGGAGGTTGCCCGGTCCGCTCCCGACGACGGCACGCCCGTGTTCGGGGTCGATCACGGCGGCGACGGTGTGCGCCGGCGGATCGCCGTCCAGGACCGCCCACGGCGAGGCGGTGGGATCCCCGATGCGCACCCCGACCCGGCGACCGTCCCTCCCCACCTCGAGGACAGGGCCCCCGTCGTGGACGACGGCGAGCCACGCGGGCGACCCGGCGTCGCCGAGCACCTCGAGGCGACCGCCCTGCGACGCCAGCCAGCGGGCAGCCCGCTCGGCTTCCTCCGCCCGCGCCGGGCTCGCGACGACAAGACCGTTGCGCATGCCGACCAACCTAGGAGGCAGCCGGGCGGCGATCGGCGACCAGGGCGGCGACCACGTCCGAGGTCCGGCCCGACAGCGCCCGCAGCTCCGGCGAGCGCTCGGCGAGGATCCCGCGGACCTCGTCGGCCCGGGACGCCAGCGCGCCGAGGCGCTCGGCGAGGCGCTCCCCCGTCAGCTCGGACACGTCGATGACCCACTCGTCCAGGCCAGCGGCCTCCGCGAGGCCGTGTGCCTTGTGCTCGTAGGGCACCACGACCACGGGCACCTCGGCGCCCACGGCGAACACCGCCGGGTGGTACCGGCCCGCGACGACGAGGTCGGAGGCGGCGACGATGGCACGCTGCTCGTCGCTGTCGGCGCTCTCGGGGGCGACCTGGACGTCGACGCCCCGTGCGCGCAGCTGCGCGGCCAGCTCCTCGAGGTACGGGGTGTCACGGTGGCGACCGTGGACCTGTGGCAGCAGCGTGACCCGACACGGGCCCCGCTCGGCGAGCGCCGACAACCCGGCGATGACGGCGGCGTCGTGGGCGGCGCGCGTGGCTCCGGGATCGCGGAACGCGGCCGCCACCCGCAACACGTCGCCCTTCGACGTGCCGGCGTCCGGCGGCGCGACGCGCGCCGGATCGTCCTGGAGCGCCGAATCGGTGGTGACCTCGACCTCGAGCCCGGGAACCAGCTCCCGGATGTGGGACGCCGATCGCTCCTCGCGGACGACCACTCGGTCGAACCACCGGTAGCCGCGCCGCCGCACCGGGTTCAGGAACCGGTTGCGGAACGGACCAGCCGACGGGGCGTAGAGCGCCAAGGGAGTCCGGCGTACACGGGCCATCCACACGAAGAACCAGTGCACCGCCTCGTGGTCGGCGTACAGGTCGCCGAAGTAGGGACCGCCGGGGGCCGAGACGACGACGTCGGCGTCGTCGTAGGCGTCGAGGATCCGTCGGCCCACCGGGCCTGCGAGCGAGCGCGCCGGCAGGCGCCCCGCGAGGAGCATCGCTGCGGCCGCCAGGCGCAGCGCCTCGACCACGGGCAGCCGGATCGGCAGGTAGGTCACCGGCTGCGGCGTCGCGACGGCGCTCTCGGCGGGGTCGTTGAACTGGTGGAGCACGGTGAACCGGGCACCCGGGAGGCGTCGGTCCAACCCGGCGAGCATCGCCCGCATCGCGGCCTCGTCACCGCGGTTGTCGCCGTGCTGGTTGACGATGAGGACGTGCGGGCGGGCGGCGTGCGCCCGTCGGGGATCTGCATCGGTCACCGTTCGAGGGTACAAGCGACGGCCGTGGGTCTCGGGCGAGGTCAGCGCCGCGTCGTCGCCCACCACCGCTCCACGAGCGCGTCGTGCCGTCGCGCACGGGTGCGGAGGAGGTCCCGAGCCTCGATCACGGTCGACGACGCGACGATGGCGCGCTCGGCCACCTCGGCGAGCCCTCGCCAGCCGTCGTCGTCGTTGGAGATGCCGGCGACGCCGGGGACGCCGGCATCGGCGACGAGCGTGCGCACCTTGTCGACGTGGCCGACCAGCACCGTGGGCCGCCCGGCGAGCAGTGCGGCGATGCCCCCGTGGTAGCGCATGGAGACCACGAGCCGGCTGGCCGCCACCTCGTCGATCACCGTGTGGCGGTCCGGCGTGGCGGTCGTGACCTCGACCCCGTGCGCGGCCAGCGCGTCGGCCACCGACTCGCCGACGAGGTCGTCCCGACCGGCCTCGAACGCGACCAGGT
This portion of the Actinomarinicola tropica genome encodes:
- a CDS encoding ABC transporter permease produces the protein MSIVGERVSQAYPTELLSNLTLRELRSKYKRSVLGWTWSIANPLMTIAVYTVVFATFIDIPPPVGDPSGMHIYGFFLVCGLLPWTLLAQGLTGAVSSLTANEGLIKKVYFPRSVLTTATVLSWLASHLIEVGVLLVALLLFGNMVLPWAVPLLLVTLLLSGFILGLGLLLAPANVYFRDIEHFTGIFLNLWFWLTPIIYPASLLEHRQVGGIELTTLLELNPMFHFVEAYRSLLYDLAWPSLTTWLAMVAAAGMAVVVGALAFRRLEPRLAEEL
- a CDS encoding ABC transporter ATP-binding protein, encoding MGDIAIRVDDVAKRFRLMHERNSTLKATIMRGGKRADFEEFWAVDGVSFDVPQGSMFGMIGHNGSGKSTLLKCMASILRPDRGSITVEGKMSALLELGAGFHPELTGRENVFLNGSILGMSTRDMRARFDDIVEFSGLARFIDQPVKNYSSGMFVRLGFSVAINVEPDVLLVDEVMAVGDEQFQQRCVEKFASLRAQGRTIVVVSHGLESLRNQCDTVAWLAEGKLKGLGSAGEVIDAYLAEVRSRDVDAIAASHADDAFTDVGIELITLDGAGERTRTLATGQPATFRTRFVPPAEPDEVDVTLEVARPDGMVLSRSTSRVASGVSGKVDVVDYGVDRLPLLAGVYDLSVTVTRAATSEVHLRADKALRFQVQPTDGDRTGLVTLAGHWRAATDEP
- a CDS encoding glycosyltransferase, yielding MTGVPRPVEALDPEIGLPRSTDPLVSIVVLAWRQADLLDACLRSLAQHDTEVPFEVVLVLNGATAEVRRLVADRVQGAVVVDSSTNLGFAGGNVLGASVARGEHLVLLNDDAEVLPGWLDQLVAAVDRPTVGAVGSLVLFPDGTVQDAGGAIWPDGWTSIADRHHPVHIAARRGRRRVHYASGCSLLVRREAWDAVGGLDTRYHPAYFEDVDLCLALDQKGWEVLVEPTSMILHHESASSTSRFKSFLFERNHRQLLDKWGRVVTERPVPPPGAGDRTLDALAMLRRDGPRILVVDDRAPRAAAGSGFPRTLELLVQLAGRPHLQVAILPTAFGDVSAELDAARLGIQVLAGDFAEQCRQFDPDLVVVSRPHNAARALPVLRDVCPRAVVVADVEALFHRRLDLQAEVVGDAREAARLRREARRVEAMEREMVVAADHVITLSVDEHAWIESVPGHATAHLVPPWSSNLTMQPSRWEERRDTLFVAGWAAGPGAPNSDGLIWYHDEVLPRLLDLAPDVGLDVTGGRPAPDVAGLAGPHLRFTGRVDDLAEVYQRARVAVAPVRFGAGVKLKVMEALQMGVPVVTTSVGAEGFEAELRQAIVVHDDPADTAAAVARLATDRDAWFEQRLRIEVACARTIARGAPTIAGTLEDILPAMAAPDARDAAS
- a CDS encoding glycosyltransferase; the encoded protein is MIHFLGPVPPLRGGIAQHSDRLLDALVDAGHHVTVDAWSHQYPRRLYPGDEVDPSAVPRPSARFTLRWWDPSSWVRAGRAARTADLVLIPWVTPVQAVAYLTALRAASGTPAVGIIHNPLPHERRPFDRVLTRSMLRRLTGAVTHARTVSEEVGKLAPGLALREVPHPPNLDVEEAPLPDGPPWRLLFLGFIRPYKGLDTALDAMVELRRRRDDVTLTIAGQVWGSPDPWYRAIHERGLDDVVDFRPGYVPNSRLGLLLAEHHLVVAPYRSATQSGIVPLAQAAGRGVIATDVGGLSEALTDGVDGYLTPPGDVPAFAAAIERALPRVQELADAARSASSSWRDVAEAVLAVGSPTSDR
- a CDS encoding glycosyltransferase, whose translation is MRVLFFGTFDESTHPRVQVLREGLAARGATIDVCNVPLNVDTALRVRIAQRPWEAPRMLLRILRSWWALWRMARTLPAPDVVVVGYLGHFDVHLARRLFDAPIVLDFLVALGDTARDRRIGPRSPVSWLLDTIDRAALRTADVIVVDTEAQRARLPDEARGRSIVVAVGAPELWFRDPAPDPVDGPLRVVFFGLFTPLQGTPVIGRAIARLADDPRIAWTIIGTGQDYQRTRALASPNPHVTWLDWLPGPELARMVAEHHVCLGIFGTSDKAWRVVPNKLFQGAAAGCAVVSSDTPSHRELLGDDAVLVAAGDDAALAAALLHLAEDRDVLTDMRRRAGALARREFSPAAVVAPLEQAIEAAGGR